From one Mycobacterium colombiense CECT 3035 genomic stretch:
- a CDS encoding Na+/H+ antiporter, which produces MFGLVLIVALVSTVIVGTVIGRRYRVGPPVLLIVLGALLGLVPQLGQIHVNGEVVLLLFLPAILYWEGLNTSFREIRANARIIVFLSVVLVIATAVAVSWTARALGMNPHAAGVLGAVLSPTDAAAVAGLAKKLPRRSLTVLKAESLINDGTALVLFAVSVHVAVGGAAISPPEVTARFIGSYLGGIAAGLLVGGAVTLLRKRIDAPQEEGALSLVTPFAAFLLAQSMDCSGVVAVMVSALVLAYAGPVVIRARSRLQSSAFWDIATFLLNGSLWVFVGVQIPGALRGIAGVDGGIRHALFVALVVTGVVIVSRIFWGEITTLLIRLIDRRQVQRERRINWRQRFVTVWAGFRGAVSLAAAVAVPITTLNGDPFPDRSLLIFIVVVVILVTVLVQGSTLPAVVRWAKMPEDATHAEELQLARCRGSQAALAALPTVADEVGISDELRRRLQKEYEEKAALVLATENGSPDNRILKGREKVRRVRLGVLEHKRREITALRNQNLIDDIVLRELQNEMDLEEVQLLAAAIDDGDEE; this is translated from the coding sequence GTGTTTGGCCTCGTACTGATCGTCGCCCTGGTGTCCACCGTCATCGTGGGGACGGTCATCGGCCGGCGCTATCGCGTCGGTCCCCCGGTGTTGCTGATCGTGCTCGGCGCCCTGCTGGGCCTGGTTCCCCAGCTCGGCCAGATACACGTCAACGGCGAGGTCGTGTTGCTGCTGTTCCTCCCCGCGATCCTCTACTGGGAGGGCCTGAACACCAGCTTTCGCGAGATCCGGGCGAACGCGCGCATCATCGTGTTTCTCAGCGTCGTCCTGGTGATCGCCACCGCGGTGGCGGTGTCGTGGACGGCGCGGGCGCTGGGCATGAACCCGCACGCGGCCGGCGTGCTGGGCGCGGTGCTGTCGCCGACCGACGCGGCCGCCGTCGCCGGTCTGGCGAAGAAGCTGCCCCGCCGGTCGCTGACCGTGCTCAAGGCCGAGAGCCTGATCAACGACGGCACCGCCCTGGTCCTGTTCGCCGTCAGCGTGCACGTCGCGGTCGGAGGGGCCGCGATCAGCCCGCCCGAGGTGACCGCCCGGTTCATCGGCTCCTACCTCGGCGGCATCGCGGCCGGGCTGCTGGTCGGCGGCGCGGTGACGTTGCTGCGCAAGCGAATTGACGCGCCCCAGGAGGAAGGGGCCCTGAGCCTGGTGACGCCGTTCGCGGCCTTCCTGCTGGCGCAGTCGATGGACTGCAGCGGTGTCGTCGCGGTGATGGTGTCGGCCCTGGTCCTGGCCTACGCCGGGCCCGTCGTGATCCGCGCCCGCTCCCGGCTGCAGTCCTCGGCCTTCTGGGACATCGCGACCTTCCTGCTCAACGGCTCGCTGTGGGTGTTCGTCGGGGTGCAGATCCCGGGTGCGCTGCGCGGCATCGCGGGCGTCGACGGCGGCATTCGCCACGCGTTGTTCGTTGCGCTGGTGGTGACCGGCGTGGTGATCGTCTCGCGCATCTTCTGGGGCGAGATCACCACGCTGCTGATCCGGCTCATCGACCGCCGCCAGGTGCAGCGCGAACGTCGCATCAACTGGCGCCAGCGCTTCGTCACGGTGTGGGCGGGATTCCGTGGCGCCGTGTCGCTCGCCGCGGCGGTGGCGGTGCCGATCACGACGCTGAACGGCGACCCGTTCCCGGACCGCAGCCTGCTGATCTTCATCGTGGTCGTCGTCATCCTGGTGACCGTCCTGGTCCAGGGCAGCACGCTGCCCGCCGTGGTCCGGTGGGCGAAGATGCCCGAGGACGCCACCCACGCCGAGGAACTGCAACTGGCGCGTTGCCGCGGCTCCCAGGCCGCGCTGGCCGCCCTGCCCACGGTCGCCGACGAGGTCGGCATCAGCGACGAGCTGAGACGCCGGCTGCAAAAGGAATACGAGGAGAAGGCCGCGCTGGTCCTGGCCACCGAAAACGGCTCTCCAGACAATCGCATCCTCAAAGGCCGCGAGAAGGTCCGGCGGGTGCGGCTGGGCGTGCTCGAACACAAGCGCCGGGAGATCACCGCGCTGCGCAACCAGAACCTGATCGACGACATCGTGTTGCGCGAATTGCAG